The genomic interval CTTCCTGGGCAAGACCGGCAGCGACTTCTGGCTGATCCCGCAGGTGCAGAAGTCGGGTGTCGTCTGGGCCGGTTGGAACACCGAGGCGCTGGACTCCGGCGACCTCAAGGGTCCGATCGACATGAAGCTGACCAAGGTCAGCGGGCCCGGCTCCCTGGCCGTCTGGGAGACCGCGGGACTGGGCGGTGCTCAGGTTCTCTACAACAGCGCCGACGGCCTCCCCGACTCCCAGAAGGTGAACCTCGGTGTGCACGCGCACGGCAACTGGGGGTTCACCAAGCAGGGCGTCTACCAGGTGACCTTCAGGCTCAGCGGCGTGCTGGCCAACGGTCGATCCGCATCGGACACCCGGACCTACACCTTCGCGGTGGGAGATGTCGACCCGGACACGGTCAAGCCCGGCGGCGGTTCGGGAGACGGCGGCTCCACCGGTGGCGCGGGAAGCGGCGGTGGGTCCGACGACAGCTCCGGCAGCCCCGCGAGTGGCGCCGCCGGATCCGACGACAGCGGTTCGGCCTCAGGCGGCGACAAGCCCGGCGGAAGCCTGGCGCACACCGGCGGCGGACCGGCGCTGCCCCTGGCCGCCGGCGCGGGCGCGCTGGTGGTCGCGGGCGGTGCCGCCGTCGTCCTCGGCCGGCGCAGGCGCCGCACCGTACCGACCGGCGCCTCCCTGTAGCCGTAGGTGCCCTCAACTCTTCCTCGGCGCGGCGCCGGACGCTCTCTCGTCCGGCGCCGCGCCCCTGCTCCTGGGAGTCCCCTCATGCGTGTGCCCAGAACCGTCTTCCGGACACTGGCCGCGACCGCCGTCCTCGCCACCGCCGTCACCGGTTGCACCGGGCATGCCCGCCCGGCAGCCGACTCCGAGAATCCGGACGCGGCGCTGCGGGTGGTGACCACCACCGAGATCCTCGCCGATCTGGTCCGTCAGGTCGGAGGCGACCGCGTTCAGGTCGACTCGATCGTGCCGCCCGGCGGCGACCCGCACTCCTACGAACCCACCCCAAGGACGCCGACGCGGTGTCCAAGGCCGACGTCACCTTCACCAACCACGTGCTCCTGGAGGAGCACGCCCTCATCAAGACCGTCGACTCCAACGCCCGCAAAGGGGCACCGAACGTCTCCCTCGCAGAGGCGTCGGAGACGTACGGGGCGAACGTCATCCCGCTCGTGGAGGACATCGGCCTGGACGTTCTCTGGCTCGGCCTGCGGGTCCGCGGTGAGGGCGAGGCACGGGGAGCGACGCGCTCCTCGGACATCCTCCTCTCCGCCACGGGCGTCGAAGGCCCCGGCGAACTGGTCGCCTACCTCACGGAGTCGCTGGGCCGGCCGAACATCTATTTCAACTCGGCGGACGGCTTCTCCGACAAGGACACCACGAGTCTGCCGCCCGCAGCCCACACCCACCTCAACTGGGCCTTCACCGAACCCGGTGTGTACAGGCTCAGCCTCTCGGCGAAGCTGAAGAACGGCGACGCCGCCCCGCAGCCGGTCGGCGAGGGCACCTTCACCTTCGCCGTGGGCGTCGACCCCCACACCGTCGCCGGCCCCGGGGACACGATCCTCGACGACGGGCACACCGACCTGACCGTCAACATCGACTCCGGGAAGATGTCCGCCTTCACGGACCTGCGCGCGAAGGGCGAGCGGCAGGAGGAGATACCGCCGGGCGACGTCGTCATCGATGTGCCCAACCGGGCGCTGGTGAAGGTACCGAAGGAGAAGCGGTTCTCCTTCCTCGGCAAACCGGGCGCCGACATCCACCAGCTCCCCCAGGCGGTCCTCGGCAAGCATGTGCACGGTGAGATCGACCCGCACCTGTGGCAGGACGTACAGAACGCCAAGTCGTACGTGCAGTTGATCCGCGACACCTTGAAGAAGGCCGACCCGGAGGGTGCCGAGTCGTACGACGCATCCAGCCGGAAGTACGAGAACGAGCTGGACGAGGTGGACGCCTATGTACGCGAGCAGATCGCCGCGATACTCGCGGACAGAAGGCAGTTGATCACCACCCATGACGCCTTCGGGTACCTGGCGGACGCCTACGGCATGACCGTCGCCGGCTTCGTCGTACCCAATCCTGCCCAGGAGCCGAGCGCCGACGACGTGGAGAAGCTCTCGCGGACCATCAAGAACCTCGATGTTCCAGCCGTCTTCATGGAGCCGAACCTGGTCCAGCGCGCAACCGTGCTCACCCAGGTCGCCGAGGACCAGGGCGTGGATGTCTGCATGCTCTACGGCGACGCCTTCGACAAGGACACCCGGCACTACACCGACATGATGCGGCACAACGCCGACGAGCTCCGCTCCTGCCTCGGAGGCACGAAGAAGTGAACAGCAGACTCCTGCGCGGTTCCGCCACGGTCCTCGCCGCTCTCCTCCTTTCAACGGCCTCCGCCCTCCCGGCCCCCGCCGACAGCTCACCCTCCCCCGGGGCCGAGTCCGACGCCGCCCCGGAGACCGGCCGGGGCCACACCGTCATCGGCGCCGGTCACCTCGACATAGGACCGCGTTTCGGCGGCGGCGGGTGGACCGTACAGATCCGCGACGACACGGTCCGCCCGCCTGTATGGCGCGACACCGAGGACGTCGTCCTCCAGGTGAGGGACACCGCGAAGATCGAGGTCCCCGAGGACAAGACCTTCGCTTTTCTGGGGAAACCCGGCGACAAGGCGTGGCTGCTCCCCCAGGTCCAGCAGGACGGCGTGCTCTGGCCGGGCTGGAACAGCCAGGAGCCGAAGGTCGCCGCCGCGGTGGAGCGGGAGGTGACCTGGAAGCTCACCGACGTCAAGGGGCCGGGCGACTTCGTCCTCTTCCTCAACGGCAGCTTCGGCACCCCCACCGTGCTCTTCGACGGGCGGAAGAAGCTCCCGCAGGAGACCGGCATCGAGGTGAACACCCACGTCCACGGCAACTGGGCGTTCACCGCACCCGGCACCTACCTCCTCGACGTCTCGATGAGCGCGCGGACCAAGGACGGCAAGAGCCACGACAGCAAGCGCACCCTGCGGTTCTCGGTCGGCCCGCAGGACCCGCGGAAGGCATTCGCCGCGAAGGCCCCGGCCACCAGCACCACCGCCCGTGACGGCTCCGCCCTCATGGGGTGGGGAGCCGCCGCAGGCGTCGCCGTCGCGGTCATCGGCGGCACGCTGCTGTGGCGCCGCAACCGTCGCCCCGCCCCCGTACCCACCGCACATCAGGAAGGGACCGAGCAGTGACCGCGTCCATCACCCCGATACCCGCGCTGGACGTGCGGGGGCTCACGGTCGAACTCGGGGGCAGGCTCGCCCTCGTCGACATCGACCTCACCGTCGGCACCGGCGAACTCGTCGGCCTCATCGGTCCGAACGGCGCCGGCAAGACCACGCTGCTGCGTGCCGTCCTCGGCCTGCTGACACCGCAGACCGGCACTGTCCTCCTGGACGGCCGCCCGGCGGCCAGGCAGCGCGGCACGATCGGCTACGTACCACAACGCCATGAATTCGCCTGGGACTTCCCCCTCTCCGTCGAGAGCGCTGTGCTCACCGGCCGTACGCACCGGATCGGCTGGCTACGCCGCCCCGGTGCGGCCGACCGGGAGGCGGTCGAAGAGGCACTGGAACTGGTCGCCATGACCGCGCTGCGCCACCGTCCCATCGGCGAGCTGTCCGGCGGGCAGCGCCAGCGTGTCCTGGTCGCCCGAGCCCTTGCCCTCCGCCCGACCCTGCTGCTGCTGGACGAACCGTTCACCGGCCTCGACGTCCCCACCCAGGAACTGCTCACCGCCCTCTTCCTTCAGCTGCGCGGCAACGGCAGGGCCCTCCTGATGACCACGCACGACCTGCCCGCCGCCGCCGACATGGCCGGCCGGATCTGTCTCCTCAACAGGACGGTCATCGCCGACGGGCCGCCCGAGACCCTGCGCGACCCGGCCGTCTGGCTGCGGGCGTTCGGCGTCGCCAGGTCCGACCAGCTGCTGACCTCCCTGGGAGTGACCCGATGAGCGGGATCCTCGACTTCCTCACCGGCCCGTGGGAGCACCTGTTCATGCAGCGGGCCTTCGCGGTCGCCGTGATGTGCGGTGTGGTCTCCGGGGTGGTCGGCGCCCACGTCGTCCTGCGCGGCATGGCCTTCATCGGCGACGCCGTCTCGCACTCGGTCTTCCCCGGCGTGGCGATCGCCTTCGTCTTCCAGTTCAACCTCGTCCTCGGCGGGGCCGTCGCAGGTCTCCTCACCGCGCTGGCCGTGGCGGTGTTCTCGCAGAACAGGCGGCTCAAGGAGGACACCGTCATCGGCGTCTTCTTCGCCGCCGCCTTCGGTCTGGGCATCGTCGTCCTCAGCACCGCACCCGGCTACAGCGGCTCGCTCGAGTCCTTCCTCTTCGGCCAGATCCTCGGCATCAGCGACGGCGACGTGATCACGGTGGCCGTGATGGGACTGCTGCTGCTCCTCGTCGCAGGCGCGGTCCACAAGGAGCTGGTCACCGTCAGCCTGGACCGGGAGACGGCCAGAGCCGCCGGACTGCCCGTATTCGCCCTGGACATAGTCCTGTATGCGCTGGTGACCGTCACCGTGGTCATCTCGCTGCAAGCGGTCGGCAACATCCTGGTCCTGGCCCTGCTGATCACCCCCGCCGCCTGCGCCCGCCTCCTGACCGACCGCATCGGCGTCATGATGCTCCTCGCTCCGGCGATCGGCGCCGGCAGCGCGGTCGTGGGCCTGTACCTCTCGTACGCGTACAACCTCGCCGCGGGCGGTCTGATCGTTCTCGTGGTCACCGGCGTGTTCGTGGTGTGCTGGCTGTTCGCGCCCGGGCACGGTCTCGTGACGGCCCGGTGGCGCAGGCGCTCCGGTGATGTGCTCGCGGAACGGAACCAGGAGGCCGAGGCGTCCGGGCGTCCCGGGAGCGTTCGCGGCACCGCTCCGGCCGAGCAGTCACCGGGGGTGTGAACCGGATGCGGCGGCTTCTCGCTGTGGTGTGCGAGTTGACGGCGACTCTGGGCGCGGTGATGCTGCTCTTCGCCGTCCACCTCCTGTGGTGGACCAACCACACCGCCCGTGCCGAGGCGCGGGACGAGGTGCACCGCCTGGAACAGCGGTGGGAGCGGCCCGGGCCAGGTGAGGCGACGCGCGGTTCGCCGGCGGAAGACAGCCCGGCTGCCCCTGCGGCGCGGGACGGAGAGCGCCACGCCGAAGAACCACGCGGCACTTCCCCCGCCAGGGCGCGGCCCCCGGCGCCGTCCCAGTCGTTCGCCGTGCTCCGCATCCCCCGCCTCGGGCTGACGGTTCCCGTCGCCGAGGGCATAGACAACCACCGTGTCCTCGACCGGGGGTTCGTCGGCCACTACCCGGGTACCGCGATGCCCGGCGAGATGGGCAACGTCGCGCTCGCCGGGCACCGCAACGCCCACGGCGAACCCTTTCGTCATCTGGACCGGGTGCGACCGGGGGACGTGGTGACCCTGTCCACCGCGGGAGAAGACTTCACGTACGAGATCGACTCGGTACTGCCGCAGACCTCTCCCGCCGACAGCGCCGTACTCCAGCCTGTCCCCACCAGCGCCGCGGTCCGCCCTCCTGGCTCGGCGGGTTACCGGGAGCCGGGGCGCTACCTCACCCTGACCACCTGCACACCCGAGTTCACCTCTCGCTACCGAATGGTGGTGTGGGGGCACTTGTTGGAGAACCGACCCAGGTGAGTCGTCCAACTGCCCCAGCTGTAGGCGGCGTTACTGAAACATGCTCTTGCATGGCTACATGAATATGATTATCGTTACCAACCTCGGTGCCCACTCGGGCACCCCGAAGGGAGTAGCTGTGCGCAAAACCTCTCTCCGCCTGCTCATCGGCGCCACCGCCGTGACGGGCCTCCTGATGGCCGGGGGCCCGCCCAGGCGGCCTGCCCCATCCCGCTGGAGCACGGACATGTGGACGTCGTCGGTCTCGCCTACG from Streptomyces drozdowiczii carries:
- a CDS encoding class E sortase; translation: MRRLLAVVCELTATLGAVMLLFAVHLLWWTNHTARAEARDEVHRLEQRWERPGPGEATRGSPAEDSPAAPAARDGERHAEEPRGTSPARARPPAPSQSFAVLRIPRLGLTVPVAEGIDNHRVLDRGFVGHYPGTAMPGEMGNVALAGHRNAHGEPFRHLDRVRPGDVVTLSTAGEDFTYEIDSVLPQTSPADSAVLQPVPTSAAVRPPGSAGYREPGRYLTLTTCTPEFTSRYRMVVWGHLLENRPR
- a CDS encoding TIGR03773 family transporter-associated surface protein, with amino-acid sequence MPTPIPRPPTATSPEEPTSGPETARVLTAPVQAPAAASAAADGIATQKVVIDDGHVDAIAGKMVDGKLRALFKDSRNPANIVWREPSSVVLHVDQDAKEKVPSGSVYSFLGKTGSDFWLIPQVQKSGVVWAGWNTEALDSGDLKGPIDMKLTKVSGPGSLAVWETAGLGGAQVLYNSADGLPDSQKVNLGVHAHGNWGFTKQGVYQVTFRLSGVLANGRSASDTRTYTFAVGDVDPDTVKPGGGSGDGGSTGGAGSGGGSDDSSGSPASGAAGSDDSGSASGGDKPGGSLAHTGGGPALPLAAGAGALVVAGGAAVVLGRRRRRTVPTGASL
- a CDS encoding anchored repeat-type ABC transporter ATP-binding subunit; the encoded protein is MTASITPIPALDVRGLTVELGGRLALVDIDLTVGTGELVGLIGPNGAGKTTLLRAVLGLLTPQTGTVLLDGRPAARQRGTIGYVPQRHEFAWDFPLSVESAVLTGRTHRIGWLRRPGAADREAVEEALELVAMTALRHRPIGELSGGQRQRVLVARALALRPTLLLLDEPFTGLDVPTQELLTALFLQLRGNGRALLMTTHDLPAAADMAGRICLLNRTVIADGPPETLRDPAVWLRAFGVARSDQLLTSLGVTR
- a CDS encoding anchored repeat-type ABC transporter permease subunit, whose protein sequence is MSGILDFLTGPWEHLFMQRAFAVAVMCGVVSGVVGAHVVLRGMAFIGDAVSHSVFPGVAIAFVFQFNLVLGGAVAGLLTALAVAVFSQNRRLKEDTVIGVFFAAAFGLGIVVLSTAPGYSGSLESFLFGQILGISDGDVITVAVMGLLLLLVAGAVHKELVTVSLDRETARAAGLPVFALDIVLYALVTVTVVISLQAVGNILVLALLITPAACARLLTDRIGVMMLLAPAIGAGSAVVGLYLSYAYNLAAGGLIVLVVTGVFVVCWLFAPGHGLVTARWRRRSGDVLAERNQEAEASGRPGSVRGTAPAEQSPGV
- a CDS encoding anchored repeat ABC transporter, substrate-binding protein, which produces MSKADVTFTNHVLLEEHALIKTVDSNARKGAPNVSLAEASETYGANVIPLVEDIGLDVLWLGLRVRGEGEARGATRSSDILLSATGVEGPGELVAYLTESLGRPNIYFNSADGFSDKDTTSLPPAAHTHLNWAFTEPGVYRLSLSAKLKNGDAAPQPVGEGTFTFAVGVDPHTVAGPGDTILDDGHTDLTVNIDSGKMSAFTDLRAKGERQEEIPPGDVVIDVPNRALVKVPKEKRFSFLGKPGADIHQLPQAVLGKHVHGEIDPHLWQDVQNAKSYVQLIRDTLKKADPEGAESYDASSRKYENELDEVDAYVREQIAAILADRRQLITTHDAFGYLADAYGMTVAGFVVPNPAQEPSADDVEKLSRTIKNLDVPAVFMEPNLVQRATVLTQVAEDQGVDVCMLYGDAFDKDTRHYTDMMRHNADELRSCLGGTKK
- a CDS encoding TIGR03773 family transporter-associated surface protein translates to MNSRLLRGSATVLAALLLSTASALPAPADSSPSPGAESDAAPETGRGHTVIGAGHLDIGPRFGGGGWTVQIRDDTVRPPVWRDTEDVVLQVRDTAKIEVPEDKTFAFLGKPGDKAWLLPQVQQDGVLWPGWNSQEPKVAAAVEREVTWKLTDVKGPGDFVLFLNGSFGTPTVLFDGRKKLPQETGIEVNTHVHGNWAFTAPGTYLLDVSMSARTKDGKSHDSKRTLRFSVGPQDPRKAFAAKAPATSTTARDGSALMGWGAAAGVAVAVIGGTLLWRRNRRPAPVPTAHQEGTEQ